A section of the Salmo salar unplaced genomic scaffold, Ssal_v3.1, whole genome shotgun sequence genome encodes:
- the LOC106562712 gene encoding LOW QUALITY PROTEIN: Bardet-Biedl syndrome 4 protein-like (The sequence of the model RefSeq protein was modified relative to this genomic sequence to represent the inferred CDS: deleted 1 base in 1 codon): MADEENTLTLPVASETKKRQAPKAPELPILERRNWLIHLHYIRKDYETCKAMIKEQLQETQGMCEYAIYVQALILRLEGLIQPSLELFQSCAILNPTSPDNLKQVARSLFLLGKHKAAIEVYHEAGKLNEKDWEINHNLGVCYSFIKDFQNSEEQLNAALKLKKHDRTFMTLGKVHLLAGDTNKAIEVYKSAVEFSPENAELLTTLGLLYLQLGRYQKAFEHLGNALTYDPNNYKAILAAGSMMQTHGDFDVAMNKYRVAACMVPESPPLWNNIGMCFFGKKKYVAAISCLKRAHYLSPFDWKVLYNLGLVHLTMQQYASAFHFLSAATNLQPRLGELYMLLAVALTNLEDVDNARRSYEQAVALDQSNPLVNLNFAILLYNHGDKKGALQQYQEMERKVNILNDSNTEFDPELMDMAQKMAAALQVGESLEWTKPVKDPKSKQRRLGPPVKPLAAPSSP, translated from the exons CTCCCAGTGGCCTCTGAGACGAAGAAACGCCAGGCTCCAAAAG ctCCGGAACTTCCCATTCTGGAGAGGAGGAACTGGCTCATCCACCTGCACTACATCCGCAAAGACTATGAGACCTGCAAG GCAATGATCAAAGAGCAGCTACAGGAGACCCAGGGAATGTGTGAATATGCCATATACGTACAAG CGCTAATCTTGCGCCTGGAGGGGCTGATCCAGCCATCCCTGGAGCTGTTCCAGAGTTGTGCCATCCTCAATCCCACCAGCCCCGACAACCTCAAACAAGTGGCCCGATCGCT TTTTCTGCTGGGGAAACACAAGGCAGCCATTGAGGTTTATCATGAAGCTGGGAAGCTCAATGAGAAAGACTGG GAGATCAACCATAATCTGGGTGTATGCTATTCCTTCATAAAAGACTTCCAAAAT TCTGAAGAGCAGTTGAATGCAGCCCTGAAGTTGAAAAAACACGACAGGACATTCATGACACTGGGAAAGGTCCACTTGTTGGCGGGAGACACGAACAAAGCCATCGAAGTGTACAAGAGTGCAGTGGA GTTCTCTCCAGAGAATGCAGAGTTGCTGACCACTCTGGGGCTCCTGTATCTGCAG TTGGGAAGATACCAAAAAGCATTTGAACATCTCGGGAATGCACTTACTTATGACCCTAATAACTATAAG GCCATCCTGGCAGCAGGCAGTATGATGCAGACCCATGGGGACTTTGATGTGGCCATGAACAAGTACCGCGTGGCAGCGTGCATGGTCCCCGAGAGCCCGCCGCTCTGGAACAACATCGGCATGTGCTTC TTTGGCAAGAAGAAATATGTAGCA GCCATCAGCTGTCTGAAGCGGGCCCACTACCTGTCTCCGTTTGACTGGAAGGTGCTGTACAACCTGGGCCTGGTGCACCTCACCATGCAGCAATATGCCTCTGCCTTCCACTTTCTCAGCGCTGCCACCAACCTGCAGCCCCGCCTGGGAGAACTCTACATGCTACTAGCAG TTGCACTGACCAATCTGGAGGATGTGGACAATGCCAGGAGATCCTATGAACAAGCTGTGGCTTTAGACCA GTCCAACCCTCTGGTCAACCTGAACtttgccattttgctgtacaacCACGGGGACAAGAAGGGAGCCCTGCAACAGTACCAGGAGATGGAAAGGAAGGTCAACATACTGAATGACAGCAACACTGAGTTTGACCCTGAG CTAATGGACATGGCTCAGAAGATGGCCGCTGCCTTGCAGGTGGGAGAGAGCCTGGAGTGGACCAAGCCGGTCAAAGACCCCAAGTCTAAGCAGCGCCGGCTGGGGCCCCCAGTAAAACCCCTGGCAGCTCCCAGCAGCCCCTAG